A stretch of Crossiella cryophila DNA encodes these proteins:
- a CDS encoding Ppx/GppA phosphatase family protein, translating into MRLGVLDVGSNTVHLLVVDAHRGAHPTPMSSIKTMLRLAEQLDRNGRLTRAGSDNLVRTVAAAKREAAKLGCDDLMAFATSAVREAGNSAAVLQRVRKETGVDLKVLSGSDEARYTFLAVRRWFGWSAGRLLVVDIGGGSLELATGMDEDPELAFSVPLGAGRLTRTRFRHDPPTQREIKATRDWLTEELAEVARVLRKSGAPDRAVASSKTFRTLARLTGAAPSSAGPRVSRVLTDSGLRQLTAFISRMSAADLAELEGVSASRSHQLVAGALVAEAAMRALSLPQLEICPWALREGVILRRLDQTDGDDHTVSDPGGAAATNGSGPDAGQEQGHNTGRMGQHGARWNQ; encoded by the coding sequence GTGCGGCTCGGGGTGCTCGACGTGGGTTCGAACACCGTCCATCTCCTAGTGGTGGACGCGCATCGGGGTGCCCATCCGACCCCGATGAGTTCGATCAAGACCATGCTCCGGCTGGCCGAGCAGCTCGATCGCAACGGCCGCCTGACCAGGGCCGGGTCCGACAACCTGGTCCGCACCGTGGCCGCGGCCAAGCGCGAGGCGGCCAAGCTGGGCTGCGACGACCTGATGGCCTTCGCCACCTCCGCGGTGCGTGAGGCCGGCAACTCCGCCGCGGTGCTGCAGCGGGTGCGCAAGGAGACCGGCGTCGACCTCAAGGTGCTCTCCGGCTCGGACGAGGCCCGATACACCTTCCTCGCGGTGCGCCGCTGGTTCGGCTGGTCAGCCGGCAGGCTGCTGGTGGTCGACATCGGCGGCGGCTCGCTGGAGCTGGCCACCGGCATGGACGAGGACCCGGAACTGGCCTTCTCGGTGCCGCTGGGCGCCGGGCGGCTCACCCGCACCCGGTTCCGGCACGACCCGCCGACCCAGCGCGAGATCAAGGCGACCAGGGACTGGCTGACCGAGGAGCTGGCCGAGGTGGCCCGCGTGCTGCGCAAGAGCGGCGCCCCCGACCGGGCGGTGGCCAGCTCCAAGACCTTCCGCACCCTGGCCAGGCTGACCGGGGCCGCGCCATCCTCGGCCGGGCCGAGGGTCAGCCGGGTGCTCACCGACAGCGGCCTGCGCCAGCTCACCGCGTTCATCTCGCGGATGTCAGCGGCCGACCTGGCCGAGCTGGAGGGCGTCAGCGCCAGCCGATCCCACCAGCTGGTCGCGGGCGCGCTGGTGGCCGAGGCCGCGATGCGAGCGTTGTCACTCCCGCAACTGGAGATTTGCCCATGGGCCCTCCGCGAGGGTGTCATTCTGCGGCGGCTGGACCAGACGGACGGCGACGACCACACTGTGTCCGACCCTGGCGGAGCCGCTGCGACCAACGGCTCCGGGCCTGACGCTGGGCAGGAGCAAGGTCACAACACTGGACGGATGGGCCAGCACGGGGCACGGTGGAATCAATGA